GAGGCCCTGTTTCACTTTTTTAAATGAAGCCGGAGAGATGCCGGTGGTTCCCAGAACTTCCGGGCTGAACTCCTTGATGGTCTTGCCGTCCGGGTCAACGACCCTCTTGACCAGGTGTGGACGGTAGATGGTCCCTTCATTGGCAACCGTCGCCACCATGGAGGCCAGCTGAATCGGGGTCATCAGCAGATAACCCTGGCCGATGGCCACCGGCAGGGTCTCGCCGGGAAACCACTTTTTGCCGAAACGTTTCAGTTTCCAGGCCGAAGTGGGAATCAGCCCTTTTTTCTCATTCTGCAGCCCGATACCCATCTCACGCCCCAGCAGAAAGCGCTCCGCCATGGCGGCAATCCGGTCCACCCCCAGTTTTTCCCCCAGCTGATAGTAGTAGACGTCGCAGGATTCTTTCAGTGATTTACGCAGGTTCACGCTGCCATGGCCGGACTTGCTCCAACAGCGGAATTTGCTGCCCCCCATTTCATAGGCACCGTCACAGTATACGCTTGTATTTTCATTAACCACCCCCGCTTCAAGGCCTGCCAGGGCGGTCAGCATCTTAAAGGTGGAACCGGGCGGATACTGGCCGGACAGGGCCTTGTTTTCCAGGGGATGCCGTTTATCTTCCAGATACCCCTTCCAGATATCAGCCGGAATACGCCCGGCAAAGAGCGACGGGTCAAAGGTCGGGCTACTGACAAAGGCCAGCACTTCACCGTTGTTGACATTCATCACCACCGCAGCGCCGGCCTGCCCTCCGAACGCCTGCTCTGCTGTACGCTGCAGGCGGCTGTCAACCGTCAGGACCAGGCTGTTTCCCACCGTGGGGCTGCTCTCGCTCAGCACCCGCAGGACGCGCCCCCGTGAGTCCACTTCAAGCTGACGGCCTCCGTCACTGCCGTGCAGCTCACTCTCCCATGCCTTTTCTATGCCGTTCTTACCGATATAGTCGCCCGGATTGTAGTCGCCGTAGGCCGGCAAATCCAACTCTTTATCAGATATTTCGCCAATATAGCCCAACAGATGCGCACCCGAATTTTGAAAGGCGTACTCGCGAACCGGCTTGACACTGACCTCCACACCGGGCAGCCACAACTTGTTTTCTTCGACAATTTCGACCTGTTCGCGGCTGATGTTGACCGCAATCACGACCGGGTAATAGCGGGCGCGCCCTTTTGACTTCTCCCAGCGCTCCTGCAATTCGGCCTTATCCAGCTTCAGGAGCGATGCCAGCTTATCCAGCATCCCCTCGACGTCCTTGACCTCCTGGGGAATGATCGACAGGCTGAAGGAGGGGCGATTATTGACCATGACGGTGCCGTTACGATCCATCAGGGCACCGCGAGAGGCAGCAACGGGCAGAAAACGCAGCCGGTTATTTTCCGACATGGCCCGGTAGTCGTCAACCCTGATGATCTGCAGGTACCAGAGGCGCAACAAAAGCAGGAAAAACAGCACCGTCACCACAATGGCCAACGGAATGGTACGCTGCCGAGGCTGGGCGACTTCTCTGACGTAACGCTGCACTTTGATCATTTTGCGGTCCTGGGCCGGCCGAATTCAGGCAGGGCTGCCACCAGAGATGCCACAAAGGCGTTAACCAGCAGGTGGGGAATCAGGGCTGCCATCAATGACGAGAAAATCCCTGCAGCCTCTGAGAAGATCGACAGCAGCAGGGCGTTGATCAGCATGGTGGCAAACGTGGAAAGGGAGACCGTCAGGACCAGCAGCAACGCATTCTGGACGTAGAGACGGTCGGAAAGGGTCTTCAGGACCAGATACACCAGCAGGAATGAAAAGGCGTTCAAACCGAGATAGAGCCCGCTCAGACAATCCTTCAACAACCCCAGGCCATAGGCAGCCGGAAGACTGGTACTGACCGGAGCGCGCAATGCAAGAAAGACCATCAGTATCAACAGCAGGTCAGGCTTGTAGAGTGACAGCAGGTATTGCGGCAGCACCGATGTCTGCAGCAGCACAACCCCCAGAACCAGGGCTGTTCCCTTCAAAAAACCGGTCATAACAGCCTGTCCTTAATTCTGAGGGGCACGAAGTACCACCAGCACCTCCTCAAGGTGCGCAGTGCTGACTGCAGGACGAATCGTAACGGTCTGGAAGATACCGTACTCCCCCTTTTTTACCATGGTCACCTCACCGATCGGCAGACCTTTGGTAAAGATACCGCCGATACCCGAGCTGAGCACCTGATCACCAACCTGCACATCCTCGCCACGCATGGCAAACTCAAGCGAGCAAAGGTTATCGCCACGCCCCTTGACCACTCCGCGGGCACGGGAACGTTGCACCATGGCGGCAATACCGCTGGCGTGGTCCGTCAAAAGCAGTACCCGGCTTGAGTTTGCCGTTACCTTGACGGTCTGTCCCACCACGCCGTCTGCCGCCAGAACCGGCATCCCCTCCCGGATACCGCTCTCGGAGCCGCGGTCAATGGTCAGCGAGCGGAACCAGGGGGTGACATCCTCACCAATCACCATTGCTGCAACAGCTGGTTCCTTGATGCTCTTCCGCAGAGCAAGCAGGCGGACCAGACGCTCGTTTTCCCGTAACGATTCACCTGCCGCAGCCAGGGCGCTGTTCAGGTGTTTGATGTCATCTTTCAGACGGACGTTTTCCTGTTTCAGGTCAACCAGCGCAATATAGTCATGCCAGATCCGCCGGAAGAACCCGCCACTGCGAGATGCCTGTTCCTGCATCGGCGCAAGCGAACCGTTGACACCCCGTTCAAGCAGATTTGCCTGACGTGTCCGCGGCAGATTCAGCGAATAGGTAATCAGAGCGGCCAGAAGCCCCACACAGACCAGAATCGGCAGGGTAAATTTACGAATAAATTCAAACATAGATCAGGGTTATCCCTCTGCTCGCCTCCTTCTTTGCGGGCGGCAGGAGCATACAGGTCTCATTTCATAGAGTAGCAGGAAGTAGCATTAGCACAGGCTCGAACCGCCTGTCAAACAGCCGCAATCAGCTGCGCTGCAGCCAGCAGATCAGGGCAGCGTGGCACCTCCGGCGACAGATCGTCGGCCGCCTCGGCACCATAGCCGGTCATCACCAATAACGGCTTACATCCGGCCGCCAGGCCGGCCTCAATATCAACCAGTTTGTCTCCCACCATCCAGGAACGGGAGAGATCAATGCCGTGGTCTGCTGCCGCCTGCAACAACATGCCGGGCAGCGGCTTGCGGCAATGACACTCCCGGTTATAAGGTGGTTTGCCGCTTGCATGATGGGGGCAGTAGTACCAGGCATCCACCCGCCCCCCGTGCGACTGCAACAATTGATCGATATGGCTGTGCAGCCTCTCCACATCGGCCTCGCCATAGTAGCCCCGCGCCACACCGGACTGGTTGGTGACCACCACCACCAGATAGCCGGACTGATTCAGCAGCTTGATCGCCTCGACCGCTCCGGGGGTAAATTCAAACTGATCAGCCCGGTAGAGGTACTCTTTTTCAATATTAACGGTGCCGTCACGGTCAAGAAATACGGCTGGTTTGGTACCACGAAACCTGTTTGAATTTGACAAGCTTTACCCCTATCCAGTAGAAAGAAT
Above is a window of Trichlorobacter lovleyi SZ DNA encoding:
- the mrdA gene encoding penicillin-binding protein 2 is translated as MIKVQRYVREVAQPRQRTIPLAIVVTVLFFLLLLRLWYLQIIRVDDYRAMSENNRLRFLPVAASRGALMDRNGTVMVNNRPSFSLSIIPQEVKDVEGMLDKLASLLKLDKAELQERWEKSKGRARYYPVVIAVNISREQVEIVEENKLWLPGVEVSVKPVREYAFQNSGAHLLGYIGEISDKELDLPAYGDYNPGDYIGKNGIEKAWESELHGSDGGRQLEVDSRGRVLRVLSESSPTVGNSLVLTVDSRLQRTAEQAFGGQAGAAVVMNVNNGEVLAFVSSPTFDPSLFAGRIPADIWKGYLEDKRHPLENKALSGQYPPGSTFKMLTALAGLEAGVVNENTSVYCDGAYEMGGSKFRCWSKSGHGSVNLRKSLKESCDVYYYQLGEKLGVDRIAAMAERFLLGREMGIGLQNEKKGLIPTSAWKLKRFGKKWFPGETLPVAIGQGYLLMTPIQLASMVATVANEGTIYRPHLVKRVVDPDGKTIKEFSPEVLGTTGISPASFKKVKQGLFAVVNDPGGTGANARLWDVKVAGKTGTSQVVKLGEDRKKAVAYQYKDHGLFVAFAPFDKPEIAVAVVVEHGGGGGAVAAPIAGRILRNYFDLQKPPAPRQKTEDAPQDESQAETPVKKLESQAQQGADE
- the mreD gene encoding rod shape-determining protein MreD, translating into MTGFLKGTALVLGVVLLQTSVLPQYLLSLYKPDLLLILMVFLALRAPVSTSLPAAYGLGLLKDCLSGLYLGLNAFSFLLVYLVLKTLSDRLYVQNALLLVLTVSLSTFATMLINALLLSIFSEAAGIFSSLMAALIPHLLVNAFVASLVAALPEFGRPRTAK
- the mreC gene encoding rod shape-determining protein MreC, with the protein product MFEFIRKFTLPILVCVGLLAALITYSLNLPRTRQANLLERGVNGSLAPMQEQASRSGGFFRRIWHDYIALVDLKQENVRLKDDIKHLNSALAAAGESLRENERLVRLLALRKSIKEPAVAAMVIGEDVTPWFRSLTIDRGSESGIREGMPVLAADGVVGQTVKVTANSSRVLLLTDHASGIAAMVQRSRARGVVKGRGDNLCSLEFAMRGEDVQVGDQVLSSGIGGIFTKGLPIGEVTMVKKGEYGIFQTVTIRPAVSTAHLEEVLVVLRAPQN
- the gmhB gene encoding D-glycero-beta-D-manno-heptose 1,7-bisphosphate 7-phosphatase codes for the protein MSNSNRFRGTKPAVFLDRDGTVNIEKEYLYRADQFEFTPGAVEAIKLLNQSGYLVVVVTNQSGVARGYYGEADVERLHSHIDQLLQSHGGRVDAWYYCPHHASGKPPYNRECHCRKPLPGMLLQAAADHGIDLSRSWMVGDKLVDIEAGLAAGCKPLLVMTGYGAEAADDLSPEVPRCPDLLAAAQLIAAV